Proteins from a genomic interval of Chanodichthys erythropterus isolate Z2021 chromosome 6, ASM2448905v1, whole genome shotgun sequence:
- the si:ch211-262i1.4 gene encoding solute carrier family 46 member 2 isoform X2: MGAILTLVEPVVVINKLGTSFFDMALTQTVYNQSLRAALGDSDQAQALSSRFLLIQSVLSSVAAMLSIIPLSRMADRHGPKFFLVASQMGSVLGMFMLVIFMYCEVPLEFLYLGSLLHGLSGGGPMFWAGVAALASLSSEQGKRTLKLNIVDFCFGVAGVVGGLLSGYLYQMGPSILLLTAILVSVVALLYTVFALSDSRCSLSEGEPLLNESESGNTMDRVSIGMLMAAMVLFMLGMVGSENVLQLFVLKPPLSWDSVWAGYGRAATSAMYLSSFLGVLILFNVLGDTALTLLGIVSNCTGMAIMAFAIESWVYFLARGIMMFACVPMPTLRAMLSKNLPPQQYGRVFGLLQLVLAVTDLLSNVFFTSIYPLTLGWFSGFCFLLSCAISYISVIPIM, translated from the exons ATGGGGGCCATTCTGACTTTAGTGGAGCCTGTGGTTGTCATCAATAAACTGGGGACATCCTTCTTTGATATGGCCCTCACACAGACCGTGTACAACCAGTCACTGAGGGCAGCACTAGGAGACAGTGATCAAGCACAGGCGTTATCCTCACGATTTCTTCTTATTCAGAGTGTGTTATCCTCTGTGGCGGCCATGTTGTCCATTATACCACTGAGCCGCATGGCAGACCGCCATGGACCTAAATTCTTCCTGGTGGCCTCTCAAATGGGTTCAGTTTTGGGCATGTTTATGCTTGTCATCTTCATGTACTGTGAGGTTCCTCTGGAGTTTCTCTACTTGGGCTCTTTGCTGCATGGTTTGAGTGGAGGTGGGCCAATGTTCTGGGCTGGGGTGGCTGCTCTGGCGTCTCTGAGTTCGGAGCAGGGCAAACGCACTCTTAAACTCAACATCGTAGACTTCTGTTTTGGAGTCGCAGGGGTCGTGGGAGGTCTCCTGTCTGGATATCTGTATCAGATGGGACCATCAATTCTCCTCCTGACAGCAATTCTGGTTAGTGTTGTGGCACTACTGTACACTGTGTTTGCCCTCTCTGACTCGAGATGTTCCCTATCCGAGGGAGAGCCGTTGCTGAATGAATCCGAAAGTGGGAACACCATGGATCGAGTCTCCATAGGCATGCTGATGGCAGCCATGGTGCTATTCATGTTAGGCATGGTCGGATCAGAAAATGTGCTCCAGCTGTTTGTACTGAAGCCCCCTCTGAGCTGGGACTCAGTGTGGGCAGGATATGGCAGGGCCGCCACCAGCGCCATGTACCTCAGTAGCTTCTTAGGGGTTCTGATTCTGTTCAATGTGTTGGGGGACACAGCCCTCACTCTTCTGGGTATTGTGTCCAACTGCACTGGGATGGCAATCATGGCATTTGCAATAGAAAGCTGGGTCTACTTCCTGG CTAGAGGAATCATGATGTTTGCCTGCGTTCCCATGCCAACTCTGCGAGCTATGCTGTCCAAGAATCTGCCTCCTCAGCAATATG GGCGAGTCTTTGGGCTTCTCCAGCTGGTTCTGGCTGTGACTGATCTCTTGTCTAATGTCTTTTTCACCTCCATTTACCCATTAACTCTCGGCTGGTTCAGTGGCTTCTGTTTCCTCCTCTCCTGCGCCATTAGTTACATTAGTGTCATCCCGATCATGTAA
- the si:ch211-262i1.4 gene encoding solute carrier family 46 member 2 isoform X1, with protein MGAILTLVEPVVVINKLGTSFFDMALTQTVYNQSLRAALGDSDQAQALSSRFLLIQSVLSSVAAMLSIIPLSRMADRHGPKFFLVASQMGSVLGMFMLVIFMYCEVPLEFLYLGSLLHGLSGGGPMFWAGVAALASLSSEQGKRTLKLNIVDFCFGVAGVVGGLLSGYLYQMGPSILLLTAILVSVVALLYTVFALSDSRCSLSEGEPLLNESESGNTMDRVSIGMLMAAMVLFMLGMVGSENVLQLFVLKPPLSWDSVWAGYGRAATSAMYLSSFLGVLILFNVLGDTALTLLGIVSNCTGMAIMAFAIESWVYFLARGIMMFACVPMPTLRAMLSKNLPPQQYGRVFGLLQLVLAVTDLLSNVFFTSIYPLTLGWFSGFCFLLSCAISYISVIPIIYLSGREHGA; from the exons ATGGGGGCCATTCTGACTTTAGTGGAGCCTGTGGTTGTCATCAATAAACTGGGGACATCCTTCTTTGATATGGCCCTCACACAGACCGTGTACAACCAGTCACTGAGGGCAGCACTAGGAGACAGTGATCAAGCACAGGCGTTATCCTCACGATTTCTTCTTATTCAGAGTGTGTTATCCTCTGTGGCGGCCATGTTGTCCATTATACCACTGAGCCGCATGGCAGACCGCCATGGACCTAAATTCTTCCTGGTGGCCTCTCAAATGGGTTCAGTTTTGGGCATGTTTATGCTTGTCATCTTCATGTACTGTGAGGTTCCTCTGGAGTTTCTCTACTTGGGCTCTTTGCTGCATGGTTTGAGTGGAGGTGGGCCAATGTTCTGGGCTGGGGTGGCTGCTCTGGCGTCTCTGAGTTCGGAGCAGGGCAAACGCACTCTTAAACTCAACATCGTAGACTTCTGTTTTGGAGTCGCAGGGGTCGTGGGAGGTCTCCTGTCTGGATATCTGTATCAGATGGGACCATCAATTCTCCTCCTGACAGCAATTCTGGTTAGTGTTGTGGCACTACTGTACACTGTGTTTGCCCTCTCTGACTCGAGATGTTCCCTATCCGAGGGAGAGCCGTTGCTGAATGAATCCGAAAGTGGGAACACCATGGATCGAGTCTCCATAGGCATGCTGATGGCAGCCATGGTGCTATTCATGTTAGGCATGGTCGGATCAGAAAATGTGCTCCAGCTGTTTGTACTGAAGCCCCCTCTGAGCTGGGACTCAGTGTGGGCAGGATATGGCAGGGCCGCCACCAGCGCCATGTACCTCAGTAGCTTCTTAGGGGTTCTGATTCTGTTCAATGTGTTGGGGGACACAGCCCTCACTCTTCTGGGTATTGTGTCCAACTGCACTGGGATGGCAATCATGGCATTTGCAATAGAAAGCTGGGTCTACTTCCTGG CTAGAGGAATCATGATGTTTGCCTGCGTTCCCATGCCAACTCTGCGAGCTATGCTGTCCAAGAATCTGCCTCCTCAGCAATATG GGCGAGTCTTTGGGCTTCTCCAGCTGGTTCTGGCTGTGACTGATCTCTTGTCTAATGTCTTTTTCACCTCCATTTACCCATTAACTCTCGGCTGGTTCAGTGGCTTCTGTTTCCTCCTCTCCTGCGCCATTAGTTACATTAGTGTCATCCCGATCAT ttatCTAAGTGGCAGAGAACATGGAGCCTGA
- the si:ch211-262i1.5 gene encoding uncharacterized protein si:ch211-262i1.5 yields the protein MSSNSFKYLRREGASSRYCCVPFCKMSSRFNSVISFHSFPLDEETREKWLRKIRRENFKVSPNTRVCSRHFKSDDLIEPSTPTARRLVKKGAVPTLFQWNSCSTPAPKRTGLWKKKKVPTHLKDPVPTEPHQDHDYCSSPTQADLDLDQTEDLQEEVEFLRRQVEELSVLQRFCLGRFAASDDDIMFYTRFATYNHLMAFWRLIEPASHNMVRLTRARQAKTKNEDGASGSASYQSLLPIDEFFLFMVHLSVGLTERDLGHRFNIHQSNVSQIITTWANFLYTILGSVRIWMSVEAVKAQMPKEFQDYPDTQVVIDCTELRCQTPSSLMREGEGSHCTLKGLIGMAPHGTVTFVSSLCDGSVSDKELLKQSGIVLLLKPGMAIMVNKGFLVDDCVPCKVYRPAYLIKQEELPANEVSETQSIARLRVYIESLICRVKQHKLFDTVIPHSITTTINQLYTVACLLINYQNGPLLQAWAKD from the exons ATGAGTTCAAACAGCTTTAAATACCTTCGGCGTGAAGGTGCATCATCTCGATATTGTTGTGTCCCGTTCTGTAAAATGTCCTCAAGGTTTAATTCTGTGATAAGTTTCCATAGTTTCCCATTGGACGAAGAAACACGGGAAAAGTGGCTTCGCAAAATCCGGCGTGAGAATTTTAAAGTTAGTCCTAATACAAGAGTCTGCAGTCGTCACTTCAAGAGTGATGATTTGATTGAACCATCGACTCCTACAGCACGCAGACTAGTGAAGAAGGGCGCTGTGCCCACGTTGTTCCAATGGAACAGCTGTTCCACCCCAGCACCAAAACGCACCGGgttatggaagaaaaaaaaagttcccaCTCATTTAAAAGATCCTGTGCCTACGGAGCCGCATCAGGATCATGATTATTGCTCCTCTCCAACCCAGGCTGATCTGGATTTGGATCAGACCGAAGATCTTCAAGAGGAGGTGGAGTTCCTGAGGAGACAGGTGGAAGAGTTGTCTGTACTACAGAGATTTTGTCTGGGGAGATTTGCTGCATCTGACGATGACATAATGTTTTACACGAG GTTTGCGACTTACAACCACTTGATGGCGTTCTGGAGACTGATTGAGCCTGCATCCCACAACATGGTTCGTTTGACCAGAGCAAGGCAAGCTAAAACAAAGAATGAAGATGGAGCATCAGGCAGTGCATct TATCAGTCCCTGCTGCCCATAGATGAGTTTTTTCTTTTCATGGTCCATCTCTCGGTTGGTCTAACAGAGAGGGATCTGGGCCACAGATTCAACATCCATCAGTCCAACGTGAGTCAAATAATTACAACATGGGCCAATTTCCTGTACACCATTCTTGGATCTGTGCGCATCTGGATGTCTGTGGAGGCGGTCAAGGCTCAAATGCCAAAGGAATTCCAGGACTACCCAGACACACAAGTAGTGATTGACTGCACCGAGCTGCGTTGCCAAACACCATCCTCTCTCATGCGTGAAGGTGAAGGGTCCCATTGCACCTTAAAGGGGTTAATTGGCATGGCACCTCATGGTACAGTCACTTTTGTGTCATCCTTGTGTGATGGATCTGTCAGTGACAAGGAACTTCTGAAGCAGTCTGGGATCGTGTTGCTACTGAAACCTGGAATGGCCATTATGGTCAACAAAGGTTTTCTTGTAGATGATTGTGTACCATGCAAAGTTTACAGACCTGCTTACTTGATAAAGCAGGAAGAGTTGCCAGCTAATGAGGTGAGCGAGACTCAATCCATTGCTCGGCTGAGGGTTTACATTGAGAGCCTCATCTGCAGAGTGAAGCAACACAAGCTGTTTGATACAGTCATCCCTCACTCCATCACCACGACCATCAACCAGCTATACACTGTCGCTTGCCTCCTTATAAACTACCAGAATGGCCCTTTGTTACAAGCATGGGCAAAGGATTAA